The Pseudoliparis swirei isolate HS2019 ecotype Mariana Trench chromosome 16, NWPU_hadal_v1, whole genome shotgun sequence genome includes a window with the following:
- the mak gene encoding serine/threonine-protein kinase MAK isoform X5 has translation MNRYTNLKQLGDGTYGSVLMARNNESGELVAIKRMKRKFYSWEECMNLREVKSLKKLNHANVVKLKEVIRENDHLYFVFEYMKENLYQLMKDRENKKLSENEIRNILFQVVSGLAFVHKHGFFHRDMKPENLLCMGPELVKIADFGLAREIRSKPPYTDYVSTRWYRAPEVLLRSATYSSPIDLWAVGCIMAELYTLRPLFPGNSEVDEIFKICQVLGTVKKTDWSEGHQLASAMNFRFPQCVPTHLKTLIPNASNEAITLMRDLLQWDPKKRPTAVQVLRYPYFQVGQILGPRPESQEVKKVQVRPPAQKQVSESKADPQKSSSESKASTSSFRNQHHQPLQQMPLPQSESKPGGLSHAKAALPGNENSVGVGGGIGGFKSGRRRWGHTVAKTPQDSWEEYEPSETAASNSKKPSLVKAEEEVSLKEHHPQPKDQKPLYSFSTITKLPNNVKAGQMDSNLPGSAARQHYLSQSRYLPGLIGKNLTSGDKELSGLTLRDLWENSSNTVNKPLAPIGGGVSVTRDNAGNFVSTKYNLSGGYIPSFQKKEVGSVGQRIQLAPLGGQHTNYEGWKRRADRTQMKGSSYSALGKTSGNLLTRAPPVQPVYGRVDWASKYGGNR, from the exons ATGAATCGCTACACCAACCTGAAGCAGCTGGGCGATGGCACCTATGGCAGCGTGCTGATGGCGAGAAACAACGAGTCTGGAGAACTGGTGGCTATCAAGAG AATGAAGAGGAAGTTTTATTCATGGGAAGAATGTATGAACCTAAGAGAGGTCAAG TCCCTGAAGAAGCTGAACCATGCTAATGTGGTGAAACTCAAGGAGGTAATCAGAGAGAACGATCACCTCTACTTTGTCTTCGAGTACATGAAGGAGAACCTCTATCAGCTTATGAAGGACAG AGAGAATAAGAAGTTATCAGAGAATGAAATTAGGAACATCTTGTTTCAAGTGGTATCTGGGTTGGCTTTTGTACATAAGCATG GTTTCTTTCATCGTGACATGAAGCCAGAGAATCTGCTGTGCATGGGACCAGAACTGGTCAAAATAGCAGATTTTGGACTGGCTCGAGAGATCCGCTCCAAACCCCCCTACACAGACTACGTGTCTACCAGATG GTACCGAGCTCCAGAGGTCCTGCTCAGGTCCGCTACCTACAGCTCTCCGATTGACCTGTGGGCTGTGGGCTGCATCATGGCTGAGCTCTACACCCTCAGACCTCTTTTCCCAGGGAACAGTGAGGTGGATGAGATCTTTAAGATCTGCCAAGTCCTCGGCACCGTCAAAAAG ACAGATTGGTCAGAAGGCCACCAACTAGCATCTGCTATGAACTTTCGCTTTCCCCAATGTGTGCCGACGCACCTGAAGACCCTCATCCCTAATGCCAGCAATGAGGCTATCACTCTGATGAGGGACCTGCTGCAATGGGACCCCAAAAAACGACCCACTGCTGTACAG GTTCTGCGTTACCCGTACTTCCAGGTAGGCCAGATCTTAGGGCCTCGTCCTGAGAGCCAGGAGGTCAAGAAGGTCCAGGTCAGGCCGCCGGCCCAGAAGCAGGTCTCGGAGTCCAAGGCTGATCCTCAGAAGTCTTCCTCTGAGTCCAAAGCCTCCACATCCTCCTTCAGAAACCAACATCATCAGCCTCTTCAGCAGATGCCCCTTCCCCAAAGTGAAAGTAAACCAGGAGGCCTCAGCCATGCA AAAGCAGCGTTGCCGGGCAATGAGAACAgcgttggtgttggtggtgggatTGGGGGGTTCAAGAGTGGCCGGCGTCGCTGGGGCCACACGGTGGCCAAGACCCCTCAAGACAGCTGGGAGGAATACGAGCCGTCAGAAACCGCTGCCTCCAACTCCAAGAAACCCAGCctggtgaaagcagaggaggaagtgagcctGAAGGAGCATCACCCACA GCCCAAGGATCAGAAACCTCTGTATTCCTTCAGCACAATCACGAAGCTACCCAACAATGTTAAAGCGGGCCAAATGGACTCTAATCTCCCAGGATCTGCTGCCCGGCAGCACTACCTGAGCCAGTCACGATACTTGCCAG GGTTGATCGGCAAGAATCTGACTTCTGGAGATAAGGAGTTGAGTGGTTTGACGCTGCGGGACTTGTGGGAGAACTCCTCAAACACTGTAAATAAACCGCTTGCTCCTATTGGAGGAGGAGTATCTGTGACCAGAGACAACGCAG gGAACTTTGTAAGCACCAAATATAACCTCTCTGGCGGTTATATCCCTTCATTCCAAAAGAAAGAGGTGGGCTCGGTGGGGCAGAGAATCCAGCTGGCTCCTTTGGGAGGCCAGCACACAA ATTACGAGGGCTGGAAGAGGAGGGCAGACAGAACTCAGATGAAGGGGAGCAGCTACTCGGCCCTGGGGAAAACGTCCGGGAATCTCCTGACCAGAGCTCCGCCCGTGCAGCCCGTCTACGGCAGGGTGGACTGGGCATCCAAGTATGGAGGGAATCGGTAG
- the mak gene encoding serine/threonine-protein kinase MAK isoform X9, with the protein MNRYTNLKQLGDGTYGSVLMARNNESGELVAIKRMKRKFYSWEECMNLREVKSLKKLNHANVVKLKEVIRENDHLYFVFEYMKENLYQLMKDRKRLFPESVIRNISFQILQGLSFIHKHGFFHRDMKPENLLCMGPELVKIADFGLAREIRSKPPYTDYVSTRWYRAPEVLLRSATYSSPIDLWAVGCIMAELYTLRPLFPGNSEVDEIFKICQVLGTVKKTDWSEGHQLASAMNFRFPQCVPTHLKTLIPNASNEAITLMRDLLQWDPKKRPTAVQVLRYPYFQVGQILGPRPESQEVKKVQVRPPAQKQVSESKADPQKSSSESKASTSSFRNQHHQPLQQMPLPQSESKPGGLSHAKAALPGNENSVGVGGGIGGFKSGRRRWGHTVAKTPQDSWEEYEPSETAASNSKKPSLVKAEEEVSLKEHHPQPKDQKPLYSFSTITKLPNNVKAGQMDSNLPGSAARQHYLSQSRYLPGLIGKNLTSGDKELSGLTLRDLWENSSNTVNKPLAPIGGGVSVTRDNAGNFVSTKYNLSGGYIPSFQKKEVGSVGQRIQLAPLGGQHTNYEGWKRRADRTQMKGSSYSALGKTSGNLLTRAPPVQPVYGRVDWASKYGGNR; encoded by the exons ATGAATCGCTACACCAACCTGAAGCAGCTGGGCGATGGCACCTATGGCAGCGTGCTGATGGCGAGAAACAACGAGTCTGGAGAACTGGTGGCTATCAAGAG AATGAAGAGGAAGTTTTATTCATGGGAAGAATGTATGAACCTAAGAGAGGTCAAG TCCCTGAAGAAGCTGAACCATGCTAATGTGGTGAAACTCAAGGAGGTAATCAGAGAGAACGATCACCTCTACTTTGTCTTCGAGTACATGAAGGAGAACCTCTATCAGCTTATGAAGGACAG AAAAAGGTTGTTCCCTGAATCAGTGATAAGAAACATAAGCTTTCAGATTTTACAAGGCCTGTCATTTATTCACAAACATG GTTTCTTTCATCGTGACATGAAGCCAGAGAATCTGCTGTGCATGGGACCAGAACTGGTCAAAATAGCAGATTTTGGACTGGCTCGAGAGATCCGCTCCAAACCCCCCTACACAGACTACGTGTCTACCAGATG GTACCGAGCTCCAGAGGTCCTGCTCAGGTCCGCTACCTACAGCTCTCCGATTGACCTGTGGGCTGTGGGCTGCATCATGGCTGAGCTCTACACCCTCAGACCTCTTTTCCCAGGGAACAGTGAGGTGGATGAGATCTTTAAGATCTGCCAAGTCCTCGGCACCGTCAAAAAG ACAGATTGGTCAGAAGGCCACCAACTAGCATCTGCTATGAACTTTCGCTTTCCCCAATGTGTGCCGACGCACCTGAAGACCCTCATCCCTAATGCCAGCAATGAGGCTATCACTCTGATGAGGGACCTGCTGCAATGGGACCCCAAAAAACGACCCACTGCTGTACAG GTTCTGCGTTACCCGTACTTCCAGGTAGGCCAGATCTTAGGGCCTCGTCCTGAGAGCCAGGAGGTCAAGAAGGTCCAGGTCAGGCCGCCGGCCCAGAAGCAGGTCTCGGAGTCCAAGGCTGATCCTCAGAAGTCTTCCTCTGAGTCCAAAGCCTCCACATCCTCCTTCAGAAACCAACATCATCAGCCTCTTCAGCAGATGCCCCTTCCCCAAAGTGAAAGTAAACCAGGAGGCCTCAGCCATGCA AAAGCAGCGTTGCCGGGCAATGAGAACAgcgttggtgttggtggtgggatTGGGGGGTTCAAGAGTGGCCGGCGTCGCTGGGGCCACACGGTGGCCAAGACCCCTCAAGACAGCTGGGAGGAATACGAGCCGTCAGAAACCGCTGCCTCCAACTCCAAGAAACCCAGCctggtgaaagcagaggaggaagtgagcctGAAGGAGCATCACCCACA GCCCAAGGATCAGAAACCTCTGTATTCCTTCAGCACAATCACGAAGCTACCCAACAATGTTAAAGCGGGCCAAATGGACTCTAATCTCCCAGGATCTGCTGCCCGGCAGCACTACCTGAGCCAGTCACGATACTTGCCAG GGTTGATCGGCAAGAATCTGACTTCTGGAGATAAGGAGTTGAGTGGTTTGACGCTGCGGGACTTGTGGGAGAACTCCTCAAACACTGTAAATAAACCGCTTGCTCCTATTGGAGGAGGAGTATCTGTGACCAGAGACAACGCAG gGAACTTTGTAAGCACCAAATATAACCTCTCTGGCGGTTATATCCCTTCATTCCAAAAGAAAGAGGTGGGCTCGGTGGGGCAGAGAATCCAGCTGGCTCCTTTGGGAGGCCAGCACACAA ATTACGAGGGCTGGAAGAGGAGGGCAGACAGAACTCAGATGAAGGGGAGCAGCTACTCGGCCCTGGGGAAAACGTCCGGGAATCTCCTGACCAGAGCTCCGCCCGTGCAGCCCGTCTACGGCAGGGTGGACTGGGCATCCAAGTATGGAGGGAATCGGTAG
- the mak gene encoding serine/threonine-protein kinase MAK isoform X4 — MNRYTNLKQLGDGTYGSVLMARNNESGELVAIKRMKRKFYSWEECMNLREVKSLKKLNHANVVKLKEVIRENDHLYFVFEYMKENLYQLMKDRENKKLSENEIRNILFQVVSGLAFVHKHGFFHRDMKPENLLCMGPELVKIADFGLAREIRSKPPYTDYVSTRWYRAPEVLLRSATYSSPIDLWAVGCIMAELYTLRPLFPGNSEVDEIFKICQVLGTVKKTDWSEGHQLASAMNFRFPQCVPTHLKTLIPNASNEAITLMRDLLQWDPKKRPTAVQVLRYPYFQVGQILGPRPESQEVKKVQVRPPAQKQVSESKADPQKSSSESKASTSSFRNQHHQPLQQMPLPQSESKPGGLSHAKAALPGNENSVGVGGGIGGFKSGRRRWGHTVAKTPQDSWEEYEPSETAASNSKKPSLVKAEEEVSLKEHHPQPKDQKPLYSFSTITKLPNNVKAGQMDSNLPGSAARQHYLSQSRYLPGLIGKNLTSGDKELSGLTLRDLWENSSNTVNKPLAPIGGGVSVTRDNAESASKSEDSPPEKTFVKERILEKIDLSKGNFVSTKYNLSGGYIPSFQKKEVGSVGQRIQLAPLGGQHTNYEGWKRRADRTQMKGSSYSALGKTSGNLLTRAPPVQPVYGRVDWASKYGGNR, encoded by the exons ATGAATCGCTACACCAACCTGAAGCAGCTGGGCGATGGCACCTATGGCAGCGTGCTGATGGCGAGAAACAACGAGTCTGGAGAACTGGTGGCTATCAAGAG AATGAAGAGGAAGTTTTATTCATGGGAAGAATGTATGAACCTAAGAGAGGTCAAG TCCCTGAAGAAGCTGAACCATGCTAATGTGGTGAAACTCAAGGAGGTAATCAGAGAGAACGATCACCTCTACTTTGTCTTCGAGTACATGAAGGAGAACCTCTATCAGCTTATGAAGGACAG AGAGAATAAGAAGTTATCAGAGAATGAAATTAGGAACATCTTGTTTCAAGTGGTATCTGGGTTGGCTTTTGTACATAAGCATG GTTTCTTTCATCGTGACATGAAGCCAGAGAATCTGCTGTGCATGGGACCAGAACTGGTCAAAATAGCAGATTTTGGACTGGCTCGAGAGATCCGCTCCAAACCCCCCTACACAGACTACGTGTCTACCAGATG GTACCGAGCTCCAGAGGTCCTGCTCAGGTCCGCTACCTACAGCTCTCCGATTGACCTGTGGGCTGTGGGCTGCATCATGGCTGAGCTCTACACCCTCAGACCTCTTTTCCCAGGGAACAGTGAGGTGGATGAGATCTTTAAGATCTGCCAAGTCCTCGGCACCGTCAAAAAG ACAGATTGGTCAGAAGGCCACCAACTAGCATCTGCTATGAACTTTCGCTTTCCCCAATGTGTGCCGACGCACCTGAAGACCCTCATCCCTAATGCCAGCAATGAGGCTATCACTCTGATGAGGGACCTGCTGCAATGGGACCCCAAAAAACGACCCACTGCTGTACAG GTTCTGCGTTACCCGTACTTCCAGGTAGGCCAGATCTTAGGGCCTCGTCCTGAGAGCCAGGAGGTCAAGAAGGTCCAGGTCAGGCCGCCGGCCCAGAAGCAGGTCTCGGAGTCCAAGGCTGATCCTCAGAAGTCTTCCTCTGAGTCCAAAGCCTCCACATCCTCCTTCAGAAACCAACATCATCAGCCTCTTCAGCAGATGCCCCTTCCCCAAAGTGAAAGTAAACCAGGAGGCCTCAGCCATGCA AAAGCAGCGTTGCCGGGCAATGAGAACAgcgttggtgttggtggtgggatTGGGGGGTTCAAGAGTGGCCGGCGTCGCTGGGGCCACACGGTGGCCAAGACCCCTCAAGACAGCTGGGAGGAATACGAGCCGTCAGAAACCGCTGCCTCCAACTCCAAGAAACCCAGCctggtgaaagcagaggaggaagtgagcctGAAGGAGCATCACCCACA GCCCAAGGATCAGAAACCTCTGTATTCCTTCAGCACAATCACGAAGCTACCCAACAATGTTAAAGCGGGCCAAATGGACTCTAATCTCCCAGGATCTGCTGCCCGGCAGCACTACCTGAGCCAGTCACGATACTTGCCAG GGTTGATCGGCAAGAATCTGACTTCTGGAGATAAGGAGTTGAGTGGTTTGACGCTGCGGGACTTGTGGGAGAACTCCTCAAACACTGTAAATAAACCGCTTGCTCCTATTGGAGGAGGAGTATCTGTGACCAGAGACAACGCAG AGAGTGCCTCTAAAAGTGAGGATAGCCCACCAGAGAAAACGTTTGTTAAAGAAAGAATACTGGAGAAAATCGATCTCTCCAAAG gGAACTTTGTAAGCACCAAATATAACCTCTCTGGCGGTTATATCCCTTCATTCCAAAAGAAAGAGGTGGGCTCGGTGGGGCAGAGAATCCAGCTGGCTCCTTTGGGAGGCCAGCACACAA ATTACGAGGGCTGGAAGAGGAGGGCAGACAGAACTCAGATGAAGGGGAGCAGCTACTCGGCCCTGGGGAAAACGTCCGGGAATCTCCTGACCAGAGCTCCGCCCGTGCAGCCCGTCTACGGCAGGGTGGACTGGGCATCCAAGTATGGAGGGAATCGGTAG
- the mak gene encoding serine/threonine-protein kinase MAK isoform X6 — translation MNRYTNLKQLGDGTYGSVLMARNNESGELVAIKRMKRKFYSWEECMNLREVKSLKKLNHANVVKLKEVIRENDHLYFVFEYMKENLYQLMKDRENKKLSENEIRNILFQVVSGLAFVHKHGFFHRDMKPENLLCMGPELVKIADFGLAREIRSKPPYTDYVSTRWYRAPEVLLRSATYSSPIDLWAVGCIMAELYTLRPLFPGNSEVDEIFKICQVLGTVKKTDWSEGHQLASAMNFRFPQCVPTHLKTLIPNASNEAITLMRDLLQWDPKKRPTAVQVLRYPYFQVGQILGPRPESQEVKKVQVRPPAQKQVSESKADPQKSSSESKASTSSFRNQHHQPLQQMPLPQSESKPGGLSHAKAALPGNENSVGVGGGIGGFKSGRRRWGHTVAKTPQDSWEEYEPSETAASNSKKPSLVKAEEEVSLKEHHPQPKDQKPLYSFSTITKLPNNVKAGQMDSNLPGSAARQHYLSQSRYLPGNFVSTKYNLSGGYIPSFQKKEVGSVGQRIQLAPLGGQHTINLSSSPDNKKDKSKSAKPKPISNSSLSETNEDYEGWKRRADRTQMKGSSYSALGKTSGNLLTRAPPVQPVYGRVDWASKYGGNR, via the exons ATGAATCGCTACACCAACCTGAAGCAGCTGGGCGATGGCACCTATGGCAGCGTGCTGATGGCGAGAAACAACGAGTCTGGAGAACTGGTGGCTATCAAGAG AATGAAGAGGAAGTTTTATTCATGGGAAGAATGTATGAACCTAAGAGAGGTCAAG TCCCTGAAGAAGCTGAACCATGCTAATGTGGTGAAACTCAAGGAGGTAATCAGAGAGAACGATCACCTCTACTTTGTCTTCGAGTACATGAAGGAGAACCTCTATCAGCTTATGAAGGACAG AGAGAATAAGAAGTTATCAGAGAATGAAATTAGGAACATCTTGTTTCAAGTGGTATCTGGGTTGGCTTTTGTACATAAGCATG GTTTCTTTCATCGTGACATGAAGCCAGAGAATCTGCTGTGCATGGGACCAGAACTGGTCAAAATAGCAGATTTTGGACTGGCTCGAGAGATCCGCTCCAAACCCCCCTACACAGACTACGTGTCTACCAGATG GTACCGAGCTCCAGAGGTCCTGCTCAGGTCCGCTACCTACAGCTCTCCGATTGACCTGTGGGCTGTGGGCTGCATCATGGCTGAGCTCTACACCCTCAGACCTCTTTTCCCAGGGAACAGTGAGGTGGATGAGATCTTTAAGATCTGCCAAGTCCTCGGCACCGTCAAAAAG ACAGATTGGTCAGAAGGCCACCAACTAGCATCTGCTATGAACTTTCGCTTTCCCCAATGTGTGCCGACGCACCTGAAGACCCTCATCCCTAATGCCAGCAATGAGGCTATCACTCTGATGAGGGACCTGCTGCAATGGGACCCCAAAAAACGACCCACTGCTGTACAG GTTCTGCGTTACCCGTACTTCCAGGTAGGCCAGATCTTAGGGCCTCGTCCTGAGAGCCAGGAGGTCAAGAAGGTCCAGGTCAGGCCGCCGGCCCAGAAGCAGGTCTCGGAGTCCAAGGCTGATCCTCAGAAGTCTTCCTCTGAGTCCAAAGCCTCCACATCCTCCTTCAGAAACCAACATCATCAGCCTCTTCAGCAGATGCCCCTTCCCCAAAGTGAAAGTAAACCAGGAGGCCTCAGCCATGCA AAAGCAGCGTTGCCGGGCAATGAGAACAgcgttggtgttggtggtgggatTGGGGGGTTCAAGAGTGGCCGGCGTCGCTGGGGCCACACGGTGGCCAAGACCCCTCAAGACAGCTGGGAGGAATACGAGCCGTCAGAAACCGCTGCCTCCAACTCCAAGAAACCCAGCctggtgaaagcagaggaggaagtgagcctGAAGGAGCATCACCCACA GCCCAAGGATCAGAAACCTCTGTATTCCTTCAGCACAATCACGAAGCTACCCAACAATGTTAAAGCGGGCCAAATGGACTCTAATCTCCCAGGATCTGCTGCCCGGCAGCACTACCTGAGCCAGTCACGATACTTGCCAG gGAACTTTGTAAGCACCAAATATAACCTCTCTGGCGGTTATATCCCTTCATTCCAAAAGAAAGAGGTGGGCTCGGTGGGGCAGAGAATCCAGCTGGCTCCTTTGGGAGGCCAGCACACAA TCAATCTGTCTTCTTCTCCCgataataaaaaagacaaatcgAAATCTGCAAAGCCAAAGCCCATATCCAACTCATCTTTGAGCGAAACTAATGAAG ATTACGAGGGCTGGAAGAGGAGGGCAGACAGAACTCAGATGAAGGGGAGCAGCTACTCGGCCCTGGGGAAAACGTCCGGGAATCTCCTGACCAGAGCTCCGCCCGTGCAGCCCGTCTACGGCAGGGTGGACTGGGCATCCAAGTATGGAGGGAATCGGTAG
- the mak gene encoding serine/threonine-protein kinase MAK isoform X1, with amino-acid sequence MNRYTNLKQLGDGTYGSVLMARNNESGELVAIKRMKRKFYSWEECMNLREVKSLKKLNHANVVKLKEVIRENDHLYFVFEYMKENLYQLMKDRENKKLSENEIRNILFQVVSGLAFVHKHGFFHRDMKPENLLCMGPELVKIADFGLAREIRSKPPYTDYVSTRWYRAPEVLLRSATYSSPIDLWAVGCIMAELYTLRPLFPGNSEVDEIFKICQVLGTVKKTDWSEGHQLASAMNFRFPQCVPTHLKTLIPNASNEAITLMRDLLQWDPKKRPTAVQVLRYPYFQVGQILGPRPESQEVKKVQVRPPAQKQVSESKADPQKSSSESKASTSSFRNQHHQPLQQMPLPQSESKPGGLSHAKAALPGNENSVGVGGGIGGFKSGRRRWGHTVAKTPQDSWEEYEPSETAASNSKKPSLVKAEEEVSLKEHHPQPKDQKPLYSFSTITKLPNNVKAGQMDSNLPGSAARQHYLSQSRYLPGLIGKNLTSGDKELSGLTLRDLWENSSNTVNKPLAPIGGGVSVTRDNAESASKSEDSPPEKTFVKERILEKIDLSKGNFVSTKYNLSGGYIPSFQKKEVGSVGQRIQLAPLGGQHTINLSSSPDNKKDKSKSAKPKPISNSSLSETNEDYEGWKRRADRTQMKGSSYSALGKTSGNLLTRAPPVQPVYGRVDWASKYGGNR; translated from the exons ATGAATCGCTACACCAACCTGAAGCAGCTGGGCGATGGCACCTATGGCAGCGTGCTGATGGCGAGAAACAACGAGTCTGGAGAACTGGTGGCTATCAAGAG AATGAAGAGGAAGTTTTATTCATGGGAAGAATGTATGAACCTAAGAGAGGTCAAG TCCCTGAAGAAGCTGAACCATGCTAATGTGGTGAAACTCAAGGAGGTAATCAGAGAGAACGATCACCTCTACTTTGTCTTCGAGTACATGAAGGAGAACCTCTATCAGCTTATGAAGGACAG AGAGAATAAGAAGTTATCAGAGAATGAAATTAGGAACATCTTGTTTCAAGTGGTATCTGGGTTGGCTTTTGTACATAAGCATG GTTTCTTTCATCGTGACATGAAGCCAGAGAATCTGCTGTGCATGGGACCAGAACTGGTCAAAATAGCAGATTTTGGACTGGCTCGAGAGATCCGCTCCAAACCCCCCTACACAGACTACGTGTCTACCAGATG GTACCGAGCTCCAGAGGTCCTGCTCAGGTCCGCTACCTACAGCTCTCCGATTGACCTGTGGGCTGTGGGCTGCATCATGGCTGAGCTCTACACCCTCAGACCTCTTTTCCCAGGGAACAGTGAGGTGGATGAGATCTTTAAGATCTGCCAAGTCCTCGGCACCGTCAAAAAG ACAGATTGGTCAGAAGGCCACCAACTAGCATCTGCTATGAACTTTCGCTTTCCCCAATGTGTGCCGACGCACCTGAAGACCCTCATCCCTAATGCCAGCAATGAGGCTATCACTCTGATGAGGGACCTGCTGCAATGGGACCCCAAAAAACGACCCACTGCTGTACAG GTTCTGCGTTACCCGTACTTCCAGGTAGGCCAGATCTTAGGGCCTCGTCCTGAGAGCCAGGAGGTCAAGAAGGTCCAGGTCAGGCCGCCGGCCCAGAAGCAGGTCTCGGAGTCCAAGGCTGATCCTCAGAAGTCTTCCTCTGAGTCCAAAGCCTCCACATCCTCCTTCAGAAACCAACATCATCAGCCTCTTCAGCAGATGCCCCTTCCCCAAAGTGAAAGTAAACCAGGAGGCCTCAGCCATGCA AAAGCAGCGTTGCCGGGCAATGAGAACAgcgttggtgttggtggtgggatTGGGGGGTTCAAGAGTGGCCGGCGTCGCTGGGGCCACACGGTGGCCAAGACCCCTCAAGACAGCTGGGAGGAATACGAGCCGTCAGAAACCGCTGCCTCCAACTCCAAGAAACCCAGCctggtgaaagcagaggaggaagtgagcctGAAGGAGCATCACCCACA GCCCAAGGATCAGAAACCTCTGTATTCCTTCAGCACAATCACGAAGCTACCCAACAATGTTAAAGCGGGCCAAATGGACTCTAATCTCCCAGGATCTGCTGCCCGGCAGCACTACCTGAGCCAGTCACGATACTTGCCAG GGTTGATCGGCAAGAATCTGACTTCTGGAGATAAGGAGTTGAGTGGTTTGACGCTGCGGGACTTGTGGGAGAACTCCTCAAACACTGTAAATAAACCGCTTGCTCCTATTGGAGGAGGAGTATCTGTGACCAGAGACAACGCAG AGAGTGCCTCTAAAAGTGAGGATAGCCCACCAGAGAAAACGTTTGTTAAAGAAAGAATACTGGAGAAAATCGATCTCTCCAAAG gGAACTTTGTAAGCACCAAATATAACCTCTCTGGCGGTTATATCCCTTCATTCCAAAAGAAAGAGGTGGGCTCGGTGGGGCAGAGAATCCAGCTGGCTCCTTTGGGAGGCCAGCACACAA TCAATCTGTCTTCTTCTCCCgataataaaaaagacaaatcgAAATCTGCAAAGCCAAAGCCCATATCCAACTCATCTTTGAGCGAAACTAATGAAG ATTACGAGGGCTGGAAGAGGAGGGCAGACAGAACTCAGATGAAGGGGAGCAGCTACTCGGCCCTGGGGAAAACGTCCGGGAATCTCCTGACCAGAGCTCCGCCCGTGCAGCCCGTCTACGGCAGGGTGGACTGGGCATCCAAGTATGGAGGGAATCGGTAG